CGAATTAACGCAGACTTATTGTTGGTAATCGATACAACGGTAGCTGTGGTATTCGTCAAACATATGTCGACAAATTCCTGAATTTCTGATGCTAAGAAATCGGATGGAAAATTACGAATCCAAATTAAGTGTGGGTCAAAATGTTCAGGCAGCTGAGCCATTGTTTTGGGTTATCTGGAAATGGgaatttttgttcgttttgaTATTTGGTGAAGATATTGCACAAGGAAAGTCAATTTACTATGTAATTTGCCATTGACGAAGATATCCACTAAATTAATCGTATTTTCGAGTCGTTTATTTCTAACTTCTTgttattgttttgatttgcACCTCTCAAGCACACAATCCAACTCACACACATTCACACGTACGACAGTTTTAACTGTCACTGAAAACACTTTTTCTAGGGCCAGGTTCACTGCTCTTTGACAGAAGTTAAGTTAATTGATTTGGCAACATTTCTTAAATAAAGCGAGCAATTTATCCAATTCAACTACTCCGTAAATATCGACAAAATATCTTGATAGGCAATATGGGCATGGCATAGAAAAAGACTAACAATCGCTTTCcaataatcgaaaaatttgaatgccACGCTCTGTCATTATGAaactgttcaatttttttccaccgTCAAGTTGCTAGCATTTTAATACTCTCTACGCGTCGTCGTGACATTCGGTCTATTTGCTTGTCTGGTCGAGTCGTGTGTACtgtattttaaacaaaaagtttcgaaTTAAAAGAATTAAAGAATGGTGTCATTGGGTCCGAAAAAGGATGGAGGACCGAACAAGGAGTTCTTCGAATCGCCAGAATCAATGCAAGGCTTCGAGCAGATTAGATTATGGTTgactaaaaattgtaaaaaggTATGCTGCACCCGGCAAAGTGTTTACAGCCATGGAAATACTTCGccattttgattcaaaataatGTCGAAAATCAGATATTAAAGTGGGTTTGGGAGACGCGTTCTCCGatacatttaatttattgagattgGGTATCGACGCCTGAAAAGtgtttaaaatgaaagctggaacGAAACGAAGTTTGCGGATTTTGTGCGCTGTTTTGGCCAAGTGATGCCGCCTATTCTGACATTTGTTTATTAATGCTGTCGGTGAATCAAGCAATTGTGTTGTTATTGTTGGCCATCATTATAAAGGATTTGCGTGGTGGCGTAGTACGTTGGATAAGTCTCGGTGTACCCTGAGCATTAAACACACATTCTCTGGTCCCAATGACGTCTGTGGTTCAAATCCAACCACAtcactaaaataaaaattaaaggtCGTGGATACCTATGGAGCCGCAACTGTAGCTTTCCCGTTCAcattactttttattttatctttaGTGAAACGGCTGCAATTGGACCACAGACTTCATTCGGAAAAACGGATGTGTGGGTCCATACTCAGGACACCAAGACCTATCTAACCATTCCATTTGTGCACAAAACCTCTGCCGTAATTCGCATGTCGGACTTagtgcaaaatttaaacaaaagaattctttgtttaaattttgcactAAGTCCGACATGCGAATTACGGCAGACCTGTGTTGACTAGTGAATCCGCAGCAATGCGCTAAAGGAAACATTCATCTGTCAATTACAGAAGTATCGTAGAATCAAAGTGACAATCAGgagttcaaattttgtttctcttttCGTTTCAGTACATCCAAACTGATCCACCAACCAAGGATTATTTGAGTAAACTTATCATTGAATTCATTGAATATCAAGAAAAGAAATTCGGTAAAAATGCTACCGAACATCTACTCACCAGATTGCCGGTAATTCTCTGAAATTAGCACAAACATTACTTCGAACCGATTCAAATGGTTTCTATTTCAGATGCGCTGCTTTCTCGATTTCAAACCTGGTGGTAGTCTCTGCCACATATTCGCCAACATGTATCGCTATAAGGCCGAGCAACGGTGgcgtaaatttgattttaccaTATCCAAAAACCCAATGCGGAAGGATCCAAACGTTCAAATGTTAATGGAAATTGAAACGGCCCTCATCGAAGCCGAATGCTTTCGAATGCCCGTTGTGTACGTGCGGCCAGACGTTGAGAAGACTttggcgagcaaagtaaagtcGATCATAACCGAACATCAGGGTGAAATTACGGAAGATGAAGAGGAAGCGTCGCACATTGTTTGTCCAATTGTCGAACCACTTCCTGAAGATTTTGCACGGCCAACATTTAGACGTGGGAATCACATTATGATCCATTGGTATTATTTCCCCGAGTCCTATGATTCGTGGGTCCCAAATACGTTTGATTTACCCGACATCATTCCTGAGAATCCAGCGTCACCGGAAAACCGTTGGAGAGTCTCTGCGTCGTGGGTTCTCGACTTAGATCAATACAACGAATGGATGGCGGAGGAAGATTATGAAGTTGATGAAAAGGGCGGCAAGAAAGTACACAAACTGCGTCTATCTGTGGAAGAATTGATGCCGATTGGGCCGGACGATAAGCGAAAGCCTGTAGCTGGGAGTAGTAAACAGAAACGGAAGCGATCACCGTCGCCTCCACCACCGAAAGGAGCCAGCAAACGGAAGAGGTGAGTTGAATAGTGTTACAGATTGGTGCGTTACGGctttgacttttgattttctaTTAGTGGCAGATCCCCTGCTGTTTTCCAACGGAAGGGGCGAAGTGGTGAAGGTGATGATGAAGAAGATTTGACCCGTGACATGGAAGATCCAACACCCGAACCAAACATTACCGAGGTAACTAAGCCTCCAGCTACTCCATTGACAGCAGCAAGTCCTGCAACGCCACAGTCTACTAAACAGAGAGATACGGACATGCTGCCAATCAAAGGTGGAACTGTAACCGATTTGGACGAGGATATGGAGCGAACTGGGGGAGAAGATTCTCAAACGGCTAAAACCAGCGAAAATAGCAACACCCAAGAATTTCCACCGAATAAAGATGATTTGGAGGATAATGTTACTGAGCAAACGCATCACATTATCGTTCCGTCTTATTCGGCTTGGTTCGATTACAATTCCATACACGTCACCGAAAAACGAGCGATGCCCGAATTCTTTAACGgaaaaaacaaatcgaaaacaCCGGAGATCTTCATGGCCTACCGAAATTTTATGATCGACACGTATCGCTTAAATCCGACAGAATATTTAACAAGCACAGCATGTCGCCGAAATTTGGCTGGTGACGTTTGCGCTATAATGCGAGTTCATGCATTTCTGGAGCAATGGGGACTgatcaactatcaaattgaCGCAGAATCTCGCCCGACTGCAATGGGACCACCGCCCACatctcattttcatattcttAGCGATACACCATCGGGATTGCAGCCTCTTAATCCTCCGAAAACCACTCAACCATCAGCAGCAAAGGCTCTTTTTGATTTGGACaagaacaaaaaagaaaaagacacCGATGCGTCTCCATTGGGTGTCGCTGCCACTGGTTCCTCAGCAACTCCGCCAACCGCCGTCAAAACTGAATCTACTAGCGAACCGAATGGTCAATTTGGACTGAAACTTGATCAGTACTCGAAGAAACCGTCGGCACTGAAGAATAGGACCGCAGCTGGTATGTCCCGTGAGTGGTCGGAACAGGAGACTCTACTACTATTGGAGGGTCTTGAGATATATCGGGATGACTGGAACAAAGTGTGCGAACACGTCGGAACTCGAACACAGGACGAATGTATTCTACATTTCTTGCGTTTGCCGATCGAAGACCCGTACTTGGAGGACGACAGTGGCTATTTGGGACCGTTAGCTTATCAACCAGTACCGTTCAGCAAATCTGGTAATCCAATTATGTCGACTGTCGCATTTCTTGCGTCCATTGTCGATCCAAGAATTGCTGCAGCTGCAGCTAAAGCAGCCATGGAAGAATTTGCAACAATTAgagtaagtttttttttttttattctgtgGCATACGATTTTGACCGAACATTACCATCCACAGGAAGAAGTTCCGCCTGGCATCTACTACGCCCATTACAAAAACGTTGAAAAGCTTGCCGTACATGGAAAATTTGTACCGAATGCTGGATTAGACATCAGTGGTATCGCTGGCACTGGATCGGACAAAGAGGAAGAAGAATCCAAACCGCCAATGGACGAAGAAATGAAAGATGTATCAAAGAAAGACGGAGGTGAGTCAAGGCCAtacgtttttcgtttttgtttctttcccAATCTTCCTATGATTTGTGGTATTATCCATCCGAGAGTTTCGTAGCATTTTTTTGGACTTCCTCTTATTATTTCACAATATTTGCCTGTCGGATAAGGAATCCAAATCGAATCTGTTGCTTAAAAAAGTGAAGTGAAGTGAGCAGTAATTCTTtcaaccaactttgcttgaTGTGTTTGAATGtgttcatttgttttattacaatttgcatgtgaaaatatttgctttctaaaagaaaaaaaaatcgggctCAACCGGGATTTGAACCCGGGACCTCTCGCACCCAAAGCGAGAATCATACCCCTAGACCATTGAGCCGCTTGTAGTTGTGCTGCTAAAGTACGATTATCAATTTTACGATCAATGTATTAGTGAACTTCTTATAGTGTGTTTGTGTTGAATTTTCTAATAAATAGCAACGTGTACTCACAGTTACACAGTGTTATATATCTCATACAGATACAATGCATCCGTGAAGGAATGTAAACATATAACTTCAGAGCAAACGCggcttcatttttttttcgtcttttatgTTCGAAGTGTAAATATAATACCGCAGAGGAATATAACTTTGCTTGAACAGTATTTGAAACAAGCGTGAGTCTTGAAACGAACGATTGAAACTCTACTCCAACTCTTGGTTTTAGTCATACAGTTGTGAGAATGTGAAAGGTATTTTTACTAATTGATTCTTTTAAATCTTAAACGGTTCAGCAAAATAATTGGGCTCAACCGGGATTTGAACCCGGGACCTCTCGCACCCAAAGCGAGAATCATACCCCTAGACCATTGAGCCGCTTACCAAATAAATGGTTCGCTCGGCGAACATTCACTTTTATAATCTTAAAACTGACCTTGTTAATGCTTTTGCATGCCACGTTCGTTAATGTGACTGTTgtgtttacattttcaatcaatttgttttaaataaaaaaaaaatcacgcgGGCTCGTCCGGGATTTGAACCCGGGACCTCTCGCACCCGAAGCGAGAATCATACCCCTAGACCAACGAGCCATGCGTGTATGAGCGATTAGAGGTCTTTTTCATTGACATGGCTCGTTCATCGTTTTggatgggaaaattttgattttttttaaatcaaattccatTCAACGAATTCTTTGTTTAACTTGATGatcatttaacaaaaataaaaagattttgaagaaaatatttccttgcaatgacacaacatacaatttccataaactaaagaaaattccagaaaaagGCATTTCAATGTAGTCTTTCCATGGAATTGTCTCGATCTAATTcagattttgaagaaaaaaaaaataaaaaagatgtCGGGCTCGTCCGGGATTTGAACCCGGGACCTCTCGCACCCTAAGCGAAAATCATACCCCTAGACCAACGAGCCACACGAATCGATTGGAAAACAACGTATGTGAATACATCAGCCGTTTTATATAGAAATGTTTTGCCATTTGATACATTATgaaagtgtttgtttgtattctgTTCTTGCTTTTCTATTGAAACTCTGCATATGCCTGCCATATGCACAAATACATACTTGAATGAAGTGTTGTTGCATGGAAATACGTTTCACGGAAAAGAGATGTACAGATTTTGTGATTAGTTCATACTCTTCCGACATGTGTGGATATTGTGAACTCATAAAACTGAGCTGTGTTATACTTATTTCATTGTCTCTGTTGTAGTAAACCATAGTATATTTATGGAATGCGTAGACGTGTTATATCAAGCTTGTTTGTTTACCTGTCTTCtgaattcattattttttaaacaaacagTCAATTGTTCACCTTAGAACTGTTCagataaattcacaaaaaaagggCTCAACCGGGATTTGAACCCGGGACCTCTCGCACCCAAAGCGAGAATCATACCCCTAGACCATTGAGCCGCTGACAAATCCATCGTTACTGCGTTCCATGGACACCAAATGCTTACAGTCTAataagattttgaattttcagtgTTGCATCATTCagtttcttatttattttataactGACTGAAGTTATGTATTTCACATCAGCTGCACTAAATTTCATTCggaaattggatgaaaaattcaattttacggATTACATTCATTAATGGCAGTTGCGTTATTGTACCAGTTTCCAGGCAA
Above is a genomic segment from Bradysia coprophila strain Holo2 unplaced genomic scaffold, BU_Bcop_v1 contig_24, whole genome shotgun sequence containing:
- the LOC119077849 gene encoding SWI/SNF complex subunit SMARCC2 isoform X2, translating into MVSLGPKKDGGPNKEFFESPESMQGFEQIRLWLTKNCKKYIQTDPPTKDYLSKLIIEFIEYQEKKFGKNATEHLLTRLPMRCFLDFKPGGSLCHIFANMYRYKAEQRWRKFDFTISKNPMRKDPNVQMLMEIETALIEAECFRMPVVYVRPDVEKTLASKVKSIITEHQGEITEDEEEASHIVCPIVEPLPEDFARPTFRRGNHIMIHWYYFPESYDSWVPNTFDLPDIIPENPASPENRWRVSASWVLDLDQYNEWMAEEDYEVDEKGGKKVHKLRLSVEELMPIGPDDKRKPVAGSSKQKRKRSPSPPPPKGASKRKSGRSPAVFQRKGRSGEGDDEEDLTRDMEDPTPEPNITEVTKPPATPLTAASPATPQSTKQRDTDMLPIKGGTVTDLDEDMERTGGEDSQTAKTSENSNTQEFPPNKDDLEDNVTEQTHHIIVPSYSAWFDYNSIHVTEKRAMPEFFNGKNKSKTPEIFMAYRNFMIDTYRLNPTEYLTSTACRRNLAGDVCAIMRVHAFLEQWGLINYQIDAESRPTAMGPPPTSHFHILSDTPSGLQPLNPPKTTQPSAAKALFDLDKNKKEKDTDASPLGVAATGSSATPPTAVKTESTSEPNGQFGLKLDQYSKKPSALKNRTAAGMSREWSEQETLLLLEGLEIYRDDWNKVCEHVGTRTQDECILHFLRLPIEDPYLEDDSGYLGPLAYQPVPFSKSGNPIMSTVAFLASIVDPRIAAAAAKAAMEEFATIREEVPPGIYYAHYKNVEKLAVHGKFVPNAGLDISGIAGTGSDKEEEESKPPMDEEMKDVSKKDGADKDSSKVDGDKDAEKMDTTVANGDADKKAFNESDLQRAAAAALASAAVKAKHMAALEERKIKSLVALLVETQMKKLEIKLRHFEELETTMEREREGLEYQRQQLITERQQFHLEQLKAAEFRAKQQAHHRLQQEQQGQWQAAAAAAANSPSIGPVTPTTTASAASTPRAPSATDAPSPASVTGPLTAQANSVASPLATASVQ
- the LOC119077849 gene encoding SWI/SNF complex subunit SMARCC2 isoform X1, whose amino-acid sequence is MVSLGPKKDGGPNKEFFESPESMQGFEQIRLWLTKNCKKYIQTDPPTKDYLSKLIIEFIEYQEKKFGKNATEHLLTRLPMRCFLDFKPGGSLCHIFANMYRYKAEQRWRKFDFTISKNPMRKDPNVQMLMEIETALIEAECFRMPVVYVRPDVEKTLASKVKSIITEHQGEITEDEEEASHIVCPIVEPLPEDFARPTFRRGNHIMIHWYYFPESYDSWVPNTFDLPDIIPENPASPENRWRVSASWVLDLDQYNEWMAEEDYEVDEKGGKKVHKLRLSVEELMPIGPDDKRKPVAGSSKQKRKRSPSPPPPKGASKRKSGRSPAVFQRKGRSGEGDDEEDLTRDMEDPTPEPNITEVTKPPATPLTAASPATPQSTKQRDTDMLPIKGGTVTDLDEDMERTGGEDSQTAKTSENSNTQEFPPNKDDLEDNVTEQTHHIIVPSYSAWFDYNSIHVTEKRAMPEFFNGKNKSKTPEIFMAYRNFMIDTYRLNPTEYLTSTACRRNLAGDVCAIMRVHAFLEQWGLINYQIDAESRPTAMGPPPTSHFHILSDTPSGLQPLNPPKTTQPSAAKALFDLDKNKKEKDTDASPLGVAATGSSATPPTAVKTESTSEPNGQFGLKLDQYSKKPSALKNRTAAGMSREWSEQETLLLLEGLEIYRDDWNKVCEHVGTRTQDECILHFLRLPIEDPYLEDDSGYLGPLAYQPVPFSKSGNPIMSTVAFLASIVDPRIAAAAAKAAMEEFATIREEVPPGIYYAHYKNVEKLAVHGKFVPNAGLDISGIAGTGSDKEEEESKPPMDEEMKDVSKKDGDENEKDKIEESKQSDSPPAADKDSSKVDGDKDAEKMDTTVANGDADKKAFNESDLQRAAAAALASAAVKAKHMAALEERKIKSLVALLVETQMKKLEIKLRHFEELETTMEREREGLEYQRQQLITERQQFHLEQLKAAEFRAKQQAHHRLQQEQQGQWQAAAAAAANSPSIGPVTPTTTASAASTPRAPSATDAPSPASVTGPLTAQANSVASPLATASVQ